A window from Labrus mixtus chromosome 14, fLabMix1.1, whole genome shotgun sequence encodes these proteins:
- the bsx gene encoding brain-specific homeobox protein homolog isoform X2, with amino-acid sequence MLCVTPCSHTHTHTPSHTLIKPSELREEAHTDARGNQQTQTVTMSINYSSAAPVQRSTSFFIEDILLHKPKPLREVLPSPFCGSLASRVPLLEYGYPLMPTPILAPHPHHPLHKPEHHQYFFTSGMQMPALFQHHSELPGKHCRRRKARTVFSDSQLSGLEKRFEVQRYLSTPERVELATALSLSETQVKTWFQNRRMKHKKQLRKAQDERKTPGGELDRSADNSSESELTDSKSGEELTQHGLQPDAFMMDENDDDDDVDIEDDVCSPDHLL; translated from the exons ATGCTGTGTGTCACtccctgctcacacacacacacacacacaccgtcacacacactgataaaacCGTCAGAGCTGCGCGAGGAGGCACACACTGATGCACGTGGAAACCAACAGACCCAAACAGTCACCATGAGTATCAACTACTCGTCCGCGGCGCCCGTGCAGAGGTCCACGTCGTTTTTTATTGAGGACATCTTGTTGCACAAACCCAAGCCTCTGAGAGAGGTCCTCCCCTCTCCCTTCTGTGGCTCCCTGGCCTCCCGCGTCCCCCTCCTGGAGTACGGATACCCTCTGATGCCCACCCCGATACTTGCCCCGCATCCGCACCACCCGCTCCACAAGCCGGAGCACCACCAGTACTTCTTCACATCAG ggatgCAGATGCCGGCCCTGTTCCAGCACCACTCAGAGTTACCAGGGAAGCACTGCCGGCGCAGGAAGGCCCGGACGGTGTTCTCCGACTCGCAGCTGTCCGGCCTGGAGAAGAGGTTTGAGGTCCAGCGGTACCTGTCCACCCCCGAGAGAGTGGAGCTGGCCACGGCGCTCAGTTTGTCCGagacacag GTAAAAACGTGGTTTCAAAACCGGCGGATGAAGCACAAGAAGCAGCTGAGGAAGGCGCAGGACGAGCGGAAGACCCCCGGCGGGGAGCTGGACAGATCCGCGGACAACTCGAGTGAGAGCGAGCTGACCGACAGTAAGAGCGGAGAGGAGCTCACACAACACGGACTGCAGCCGGACGCCTTCATGATGGACGAgaacgacgacgacgacgacgtgGACATCGAGGATGACGTTTGTTCCCCGGATCACCTTCTATAG
- the bsx gene encoding brain-specific homeobox protein homolog isoform X1, with product MLCVTPCSHTHTHTPSHTLIKPSELREEAHTDARGNQQTQTVTMSINYSSAAPVQRSTSFFIEDILLHKPKPLREVLPSPFCGSLASRVPLLEYGYPLMPTPILAPHPHHPLHKPEHHQYFFTSACCVSAGMQMPALFQHHSELPGKHCRRRKARTVFSDSQLSGLEKRFEVQRYLSTPERVELATALSLSETQVKTWFQNRRMKHKKQLRKAQDERKTPGGELDRSADNSSESELTDSKSGEELTQHGLQPDAFMMDENDDDDDVDIEDDVCSPDHLL from the exons ATGCTGTGTGTCACtccctgctcacacacacacacacacacaccgtcacacacactgataaaacCGTCAGAGCTGCGCGAGGAGGCACACACTGATGCACGTGGAAACCAACAGACCCAAACAGTCACCATGAGTATCAACTACTCGTCCGCGGCGCCCGTGCAGAGGTCCACGTCGTTTTTTATTGAGGACATCTTGTTGCACAAACCCAAGCCTCTGAGAGAGGTCCTCCCCTCTCCCTTCTGTGGCTCCCTGGCCTCCCGCGTCCCCCTCCTGGAGTACGGATACCCTCTGATGCCCACCCCGATACTTGCCCCGCATCCGCACCACCCGCTCCACAAGCCGGAGCACCACCAGTACTTCTTCACATCAG cgtgttgtgtgtctgcagggatgCAGATGCCGGCCCTGTTCCAGCACCACTCAGAGTTACCAGGGAAGCACTGCCGGCGCAGGAAGGCCCGGACGGTGTTCTCCGACTCGCAGCTGTCCGGCCTGGAGAAGAGGTTTGAGGTCCAGCGGTACCTGTCCACCCCCGAGAGAGTGGAGCTGGCCACGGCGCTCAGTTTGTCCGagacacag GTAAAAACGTGGTTTCAAAACCGGCGGATGAAGCACAAGAAGCAGCTGAGGAAGGCGCAGGACGAGCGGAAGACCCCCGGCGGGGAGCTGGACAGATCCGCGGACAACTCGAGTGAGAGCGAGCTGACCGACAGTAAGAGCGGAGAGGAGCTCACACAACACGGACTGCAGCCGGACGCCTTCATGATGGACGAgaacgacgacgacgacgacgtgGACATCGAGGATGACGTTTGTTCCCCGGATCACCTTCTATAG
- the lim2.1 gene encoding lens intrinsic membrane protein 2.1 — translation MYSFMGGGLFCAGVGNILLIVSTATDYWMQYRQSSNYMHQGLWRYCMPGKCFPHSDSIAHLDATRALMILSLLACFIGIIIGIMAFIHYSSFDRFDKTFAAGILFFISCFLVFLAMAVYTGVTINYYGKRYGNWRFSWSYIIGWVSVVLTFFSGIFYFCAYRMHECPRNANSH, via the exons ATGTACAGCTTTATGGGTGGAGGGCTGTTCTGTGCAGGCGTGGGGAACATCCTCCTGATCGTTTCCACAGCAACCGATTACTGGATGCAATATCGTCAGTCCAGCAACTACATGCACCAGGGCCTGTGGCGCTACTGCATGCCGGGGAAATGCTTCCCGCACAGTGACAGCATAG CCCACCTAGACGCAACCCGTGCCCTCATGATCCTCTCTCTTCTGGCCTGTTTCATCGGCATCATCATCGGCATCATGGCCTTCATCCATTACTCGTCATTCGACAGGTTTGACAAAACCTTTGCTGCAGGCATATTGTTTTTCATCTCAT gCTTTTTAGTGTTTCTAGCGATGGCAGTGTACACTGGTGTGACTATTAACTACTACGGGAAACGCTATGGAAACTGGAGGTTCTCCTGGTCCTATATCATTGGCTGGGTGTCAGTGGTTCTCACCTTCTTTTCAG gtattttctatttttgtgcCTATCGGATGCATGAATGCCCCAGAAATGCAAACTCTCATTAG